The genomic stretch ATTTACTCGTGGGTATTGGGAATGTGGGTGAAGCATACGTGCATACACGCCATAACATTGGGTTTGATGTGCTGGATGCATTTGCTGCCCGACATGACATGGTGTTTCGCCCTGACCGTTATGCCGATCGGGCTGAGGGTCGCTGGAAAGGGAAACAGCTGATTTTAATTAAACCTACCACCTATGTAAATTTGAGCGGCAAGGCTGTCAAATACTGGATGGATAAAGAAAAAATACCCCTGGAGCAGCTGCTGGTGGTGGTGGATGATATAGCGCTGCCGCTGGATACGGTGCGATTGAGGCCTGGTGGTAGCGATGGGGGGCACAATGGATTGAAGCATATTGAAGAAATGCTGGGCACCCGGCAGTTTGCCAGGCTGCGGTTTGGCATCGGACAGCATTTTCCAAAAGGACAACAGGTGGAATATGTGCTGGGAAAATGGAAGCCCGAAGAATGGGAAATTGTTCAAAAAAAAATTTCGCTTTGTGTGGACATCCTGGAAAGCTTTATCAGCAGAGGAATTGAGGCTACCATGAACGATTTCAATGCCCGTAAAATCAA from Thermoflavifilum aggregans encodes the following:
- the pth gene encoding aminoacyl-tRNA hydrolase is translated as MKYLLVGIGNVGEAYVHTRHNIGFDVLDAFAARHDMVFRPDRYADRAEGRWKGKQLILIKPTTYVNLSGKAVKYWMDKEKIPLEQLLVVVDDIALPLDTVRLRPGGSDGGHNGLKHIEEMLGTRQFARLRFGIGQHFPKGQQVEYVLGKWKPEEWEIVQKKISLCVDILESFISRGIEATMNDFNARKIKLENGSPS